A window of the Desulforapulum autotrophicum HRM2 genome harbors these coding sequences:
- a CDS encoding class I SAM-dependent methyltransferase: MNQTVKELHKKRMKLWDASISNHKKYIDNQNGLFRDEFVEYRKCPVCSQDNYLNIFFKEGGSYVKCLNCSMVYLNPVFTDDALNDYYEKNHSVQAQIVESGDSFYEKIYNHGLNSIEKICPPGNILDIGCSSGVFLDLSKNRGWKTNGIELNVREFKMAQMKGHSVYNSLIENTKFDKKFNAITLWDVFEHIKNGKFYLNMMKKLLMKNGVIFLQIPNSDSLAAKILQKKCNMFDGLEHVNLYGVNTIKLLAKRCGLRVLDIQTVIPEIGVINNYLNYEDPYLGNTENKTNIPNLIDENELNIKLLGYKLQVVLGELK; this comes from the coding sequence ATGAATCAAACAGTGAAAGAACTGCATAAAAAAAGAATGAAGTTGTGGGACGCAAGCATCTCTAATCATAAAAAATATATTGATAATCAAAATGGATTATTCAGGGATGAATTTGTTGAATATAGGAAATGCCCGGTATGCAGTCAAGATAATTACTTAAATATTTTTTTTAAAGAAGGCGGATCTTATGTCAAATGTTTGAATTGTTCCATGGTGTATCTTAATCCTGTTTTCACAGATGATGCATTAAATGATTATTATGAAAAGAATCATTCGGTTCAAGCCCAGATAGTTGAAAGCGGTGACTCTTTTTATGAGAAGATATATAATCATGGATTGAATAGTATAGAGAAAATATGTCCGCCAGGAAATATTCTTGATATTGGTTGTTCATCAGGTGTGTTTTTGGATTTATCAAAAAATAGAGGTTGGAAAACCAATGGTATTGAGTTAAATGTCCGGGAATTCAAAATGGCTCAGATGAAAGGACATTCTGTGTATAATAGTCTTATAGAGAATACAAAATTTGATAAAAAATTTAATGCAATAACTTTATGGGATGTATTCGAGCATATAAAAAATGGAAAATTTTATCTAAATATGATGAAAAAACTGCTTATGAAAAATGGAGTGATATTTTTACAAATTCCAAACTCTGATTCATTAGCTGCCAAGATATTACAAAAAAAGTGCAATATGTTTGATGGTTTGGAACACGTTAATTTATATGGTGTTAATACGATAAAATTGCTTGCAAAGAGATGTGGTTTGCGTGTGCTGGATATACAAACAGTTATACCGGAAATTGGAGTGATCAACAATTATCTCAACTACGAAGATCCTTACCTGGGAAATACAGAGAATAAGACTAACATCCCTAATTTAATAGATGAGAATGAATTAAATATAAAGTTGTTGGGATATAAATTGCAAGTAGTTTTAGGAGAGTTAAAATGA
- a CDS encoding N-acetyl sugar amidotransferase, translating to MKFCKKCVMPDTKPDLHFDNEGVCDACRSQEMKNNKIDWGKREKEFLSIVNSHKKHPDYDCVIGVSGGKDSTYIVIKVLELGLNPLCICFEPTIPTTIGRKNLDNLNGLGIDLIHVKRNPVVYKKLAKEAIKRVGDSEWQNHLGIFTVVPHFAIKFNIPLIIWGESPQIEYGGPAASKNRNILDRQWLEEFGGLLGNRISDMIGVDGITKRDLSLYFYPEEKDIKRVGVTGLFLGYYFKWDLRKILKKSIAHGFSPANRPVETTYENFENLDCYSNHLHDYLKYLKFGFGRATDNACLDIRLGYISREEGVRLINKYDGIPPNLDEPEPKRVGQCG from the coding sequence ATGAAATTTTGTAAAAAATGTGTAATGCCTGATACTAAACCTGATCTTCATTTTGATAACGAAGGCGTTTGTGATGCCTGTCGGTCTCAAGAGATGAAAAACAATAAAATTGATTGGGGAAAAAGAGAAAAAGAATTTTTATCTATTGTTAACTCACATAAAAAACATCCTGATTATGATTGTGTGATAGGTGTAAGTGGAGGAAAAGATTCAACATATATCGTAATTAAAGTTTTAGAATTGGGATTAAACCCCCTATGTATTTGTTTTGAGCCAACCATCCCCACAACGATAGGAAGAAAGAATCTGGATAATTTGAATGGATTAGGCATCGATTTAATTCATGTAAAAAGGAATCCTGTAGTATATAAAAAACTGGCAAAAGAAGCGATAAAAAGAGTTGGAGATTCTGAATGGCAAAATCATCTGGGAATTTTTACAGTGGTTCCACATTTTGCTATAAAATTTAATATCCCTCTAATTATCTGGGGAGAAAGTCCTCAAATAGAGTATGGTGGACCGGCTGCAAGTAAAAATCGAAATATTTTAGACAGACAATGGTTGGAAGAATTTGGTGGACTGCTGGGTAATCGGATCTCAGATATGATTGGTGTTGATGGGATAACAAAAAGAGATCTATCATTATATTTTTATCCTGAGGAAAAAGATATAAAAAGGGTCGGGGTGACCGGATTATTCCTGGGTTATTATTTTAAATGGGATTTAAGAAAAATTTTAAAAAAATCTATTGCTCATGGTTTTTCACCGGCTAATAGGCCTGTAGAAACAACCTATGAGAACTTTGAAAATTTGGATTGTTACAGTAATCATTTGCATGATTATTTAAAGTATCTGAAATTTGGTTTTGGCAGGGCTACTGATAATGCTTGCCTGGATATTAGGCTTGGTTATATAAGTCGAGAAGAAGGTGTACGATTAATAAACAAGTATGATGGTATACCTCCTAACCTGGACGAGCCAGAACCAAAAAGGGTTGGCCAGTGCGGTTAA